From Coffea arabica cultivar ET-39 chromosome 9c, Coffea Arabica ET-39 HiFi, whole genome shotgun sequence, one genomic window encodes:
- the LOC140014245 gene encoding uncharacterized protein, whose product MTNTQALRELATPDLTHQLLCITFPTLAENTSFELKSGLIQLLLSFHGLSGEEPHKHVKEFEIVCSSMKPPGVTEEQIRLRAFPVSLKDAANDWLYYLPHQISEQLLIQYFYEGLQSTDRSIIDAASGGALANKTPREAWDLIEAMAENSQQFGFRESNPTRRVNEAETSSIQQQLSELTSAVRQLAMRDTPRAKVCGICTSMDHCTDSCPILQEDGAEQVNMAGGVPAPRWQYDPYSNTYNPGWRDHPNLSYGNRQQGSFPNRPPGFHQPWQPKSQRSSSNSGSSLEDLVKSLATTTTQLHQEIKADKKDQETRISQLATAINRLESHVYEKLPSQPEVNPKNVSAMTLRSGKELEGLEKIKKVEEEKELLDVFRKVEINIPLLDAIKQIPKYAKFLKDLCTHKRKLRGDERVAVGENVSAILQRKLPPKCGDPDMFTIPYKIGGTPIRKAMLDLGASINVMSKTIYASLNLGPLKGICIIIQLADRTNAYPEGLVEDVLVQVNELIFPADFYVLDMGDERALNSSPILLGRPFLSTTRTKIDVNEGTLSMEFDGKIVNFNIFETMKYPDETNSVYALSVVEPIVQEIFELDGVDALTVALAKHLELRATPDVELSDELYRAVGALHSLPPISPRYEFTSVFVPETQAKLLPSIMQGPELELKSLPKHLKYVFLGDNETLPVIISAHLSPGQEDRLIRLLRDHKEAIG is encoded by the exons ATGACCAACACCCAGgcattaagggagttggctacCCCAGACCTGACTCATCAGCTCTTGTGCATCACGTTCCCAACTCTGGCTGAAAATACCTCTTTCGAGCTGAAATCGGGGTTGATTCAGCTCTTGCTTTCGTTCCATGGTCTCTCTGGCGAAGAACCCCACAAACATGTCAAGGAATTCGAAATAGTTTGCTCTAGCATGAAACCTCCTGGGGTCACTGAGGAGCAAATAAGATTGAGAGCCTTCCCCGTCTCTCTCAAGGATGCAGCGAATGATTGGTTATACTACCTGCCT CATCAGATTAGTGAACAACTGTTGATCCAGTACTTCTATGAGGGACTCCAGTCAACTGACAGGAGTATTATTGACGCTGCGAGTGGAGGAGCCCTGGCGAACAAGACACCGAGGGAAGCGTGGGACCTTATTGAAGCCATGGCAGAAAACTCTCAGCAGTTCGGCTTCCGTGAGAGCAATCCTACCCGTAGAGTCAATGAGGCAGAGACGTCATCCATCCAGCAGCAACTGTCAGAGTTGACGTCTGCTGTCAGGCAATTGGCCATGAGAGACACACCGCGAGCGAAGGTGTGTGGAATCTGTACTAGCATGGACCACTGCACGGATTCGTGCCCCATTCTGCAAGAGGACGGGGCGGAACAGGTAAATATGGCCGGAGGCGTGCCCGCGCCCCGCTGGCAGTATGACCCGTATTCCAACACATACAACCCCGGTTGGAGAGACCATCCCAATCTCAGTTATGGGAACAGGCAACAAGGTTCATTCCCGAATCGTCCACCAGGATTCCACCAACCTtggcaaccaaaatctcaacgcTCATCCTCCAATTCAGGAAGCTCCTTGGAGGACCTAGTCAAAAGCCTGGCCACAACTACTACTCAGCTTCATCAGGAGATCAAAGCGGACAAGAAAGACCAAGAAACTCGGATAAGCCAACTGGCAACCGCTATTAACCGTTTGGAGTCCCACGTTTATGAGAAACTGCCATCGCAGCCTGAGGTGAATCCCAAGAATGTAAGTGCCATGACGCTAAGGAGTGGCAAGGAGCTGGAAGG GTTGGAAAAGATAAAGAAGGTAGAGGAGGAAAAAGAGCTATTGGATGTGTTTCGGAAAGTGGAGATCAACATTCCCCTGTTGGATGCAATCAAGCAGATACCGAAGTATGCTAAATTTTTGAAGGACTTGTGCACCCACAAGAGGAAGTTAAGGGGAGATGAACGAGTGGCGGTGGGAGAAAACGTGTCAGCTATACTCCAGAGAAAACTCCCACCAAAATGTGGAGACCCAGATATGTTCACCATTCCCTACAAGATAGGAGGTACTCCAATTAGGAAAGCAATGTTGGATTTGGGGGCGTCAATTAATGTTATGTCTAAGACAATTTATGCTTCTCTAAATCTTGGTCCGTTAAAAGGCATATGCATTATAATCCAACTTGCAGACCGTACCAATGCTTACCCAGAAGGGTTAgttgaagatgttttggtacAGGTTAATGAGTTAATTTTTCCTGCAGATTTCTATGTCCTAGACATGGGGGATGAAAGGGCACTAAATTCGTCTCCTATTCTGTTAGGTAGGCCATTTTTAAGCACTACTAGGACAAAAATAGATGTAAATGAAGGTACTTTGTCGATGGAGTTTGATgggaaaattgtaaattttaatatttttgaaacgATGAAGTACCCAGATGAGACTAACTCTGTTTATGCTTTAAGTGTTGTCGAGCCCATTGTACAGGAAATATTTGAATTGGATGGGGTTGATGCACTGACGGTGGCATTAGCCAAACATCTTGAGTTGAGAGCAACTCCTGATGTAGAATTGAGTGATGAGTTATACCGGGCTGTTGGAGCACTGCATTCGCTCCCACCAATTTCTCCTAGGTATGAGTTTACTTCTGTTTTTGTACCAGAAACTCAGGCAAAATTGTTGCCTTCTATTATGCAGGGGCCTGAGTTGGAGCTCAAGTCTCTCCCAAAGCATTTGAAGTATGTTTTTCTCGGGGACAATGAGACACTGCCAGTCATCATATCTGCACACCTGTCACCAGGGCAAGAAGACAGACTAATTCGTCTTCTTCGGGATCATAAGGAGGCAATTGGGTAG